A genomic stretch from Flavobacterium sp. KS-LB2 includes:
- a CDS encoding OmpA family protein, with the protein MKKNTLLLFFVLVGCSLCAQNKETKNADKLFESYDYVEAVDGYLNLVEKGNTDAYVAKQLGDSYYYMHNTVAAEQWYAKAIQTKQDSETYYRYAQVLKSNGKYTNSDAQMKIFSALMPDDQRAKQFNKNPNYLAELVNKEKLFVVEKISVNSQRSDFGASLYGDILYFASARNESNKIYGWNNEPFLDIYQSTYNADGSYSEPIPVNELNSRFHEGPLTMTKDGNVVYFSSESFKDKLFEKDKNHKLKLGQVNLYKSIKENDKWGVVTPLPFNSKSFSMGNPSIDADGKVLYFASNMPGSFGGTDIWKVTVNNDGTFGTPENLGNKINTAGDENFPFVTDDGILYFSSNGLMGLGSFDVFSVDLNKDEEPYNLGKPVNTEKDDFAFTFNKEKNIGFLSSNRDGVDHIYSSVPICKAQIASVVKDAKTGALLENSRVVLLDANNTVLETKLSNTNGAVFYDVECQKPYSIQVFKDGYVTKSFSIAKISEGKITIDAVIDPIEVIVTETEIILNPIYFEYNKSNITKLGATELDKLVYIMSQNDKLKIYVKAHTDSRGTDEFNLDLSERRANTTVAYIVSKGILADRITGKGFGESEFKVDCQENCTEEEHALNRRSEFMIVK; encoded by the coding sequence ATGAAAAAAAATACATTATTACTGTTTTTTGTGTTAGTAGGTTGCTCACTTTGCGCACAAAATAAAGAGACTAAGAATGCAGATAAATTATTTGAAAGCTACGATTATGTTGAAGCTGTTGATGGGTATCTTAACTTAGTTGAAAAAGGAAACACAGATGCTTATGTAGCCAAACAACTAGGTGATAGTTATTATTACATGCACAATACTGTAGCTGCTGAACAATGGTATGCAAAAGCTATACAAACAAAACAAGATTCAGAAACGTATTATAGATACGCTCAAGTCTTAAAATCTAATGGCAAATACACTAACTCTGATGCGCAAATGAAAATATTTTCGGCCTTAATGCCAGATGATCAGAGAGCCAAACAATTTAATAAAAATCCAAATTATCTTGCGGAGTTAGTAAATAAAGAAAAACTTTTTGTCGTTGAGAAGATTTCGGTGAATTCGCAAAGATCTGATTTTGGCGCAAGTCTTTATGGAGATATCCTTTATTTTGCAAGTGCTAGAAATGAAAGCAACAAAATATATGGTTGGAATAATGAACCTTTTTTAGATATTTATCAGTCTACCTATAATGCTGATGGCAGTTATTCGGAGCCAATTCCTGTTAATGAATTAAACAGTAGGTTTCATGAAGGTCCACTTACAATGACTAAAGATGGTAATGTTGTTTACTTTTCAAGTGAAAGTTTCAAAGATAAATTATTCGAGAAAGATAAAAATCACAAACTAAAGTTGGGTCAAGTCAATCTTTACAAATCAATTAAAGAAAATGATAAATGGGGAGTAGTAACTCCATTACCATTCAATAGTAAAAGTTTTTCTATGGGGAATCCATCCATAGATGCAGATGGAAAGGTTCTTTATTTTGCTTCCAATATGCCGGGCTCATTTGGGGGAACTGATATTTGGAAAGTAACCGTGAACAACGATGGGACATTTGGCACACCAGAAAATTTAGGAAATAAAATTAATACTGCAGGTGACGAGAATTTCCCTTTTGTAACGGATGATGGTATTTTGTACTTTTCTTCAAACGGTTTGATGGGTTTAGGAAGTTTTGATGTTTTTTCTGTAGATTTAAACAAAGACGAAGAACCATATAATCTTGGTAAACCTGTAAATACGGAGAAAGATGATTTTGCTTTTACGTTTAACAAAGAAAAAAATATAGGTTTTTTATCCAGCAATCGTGATGGTGTAGATCATATTTATAGTTCTGTTCCTATTTGTAAAGCGCAAATTGCTAGTGTTGTCAAAGATGCTAAAACGGGAGCGCTATTGGAAAATTCTAGAGTCGTTCTTTTGGATGCAAATAATACGGTTTTAGAAACTAAATTGTCGAATACTAATGGAGCGGTTTTTTATGATGTTGAATGTCAAAAGCCATATAGTATTCAAGTTTTTAAAGATGGTTATGTGACTAAATCTTTCTCTATAGCTAAAATTAGTGAAGGAAAGATTACTATTGATGCAGTTATTGACCCAATAGAAGTAATCGTTACTGAAACAGAAATTATTTTGAATCCTATTTATTTTGAATACAACAAAAGCAATATAACTAAGTTAGGGGCAACTGAGCTTGATAAATTGGTTTATATAATGTCTCAAAATGATAAATTAAAAATTTATGTAAAGGCTCATACTGATTCTAGAGGTACTGATGAATTTAACTTAGATCTTTCAGAGAGAAGGGCAAACACTACTGTAGCATACATTGTTTCTAAAGGAATTTTGGCTGATAGAATAACTGGAAAAGGTTTTGGAGAATCAGAATTCAAAGTGGATTGCCAAGAAAATTGCACCGAAGAAGAACATGCATTAAACAGACGTTCGGAGTTTATGATTGTTAAATAA
- a CDS encoding PorP/SprF family type IX secretion system membrane protein: protein MNKKILMSLLILIAYMDVKAQQDPHYTQYMYNMNVINPAYAGSNESISFGLLYRKQWVNIEDSPASFTFAGHTPAGKNVGVGLSFISDKIGPVTEQNVFGDFSYTLKLGDTQRLAFGLKAGVSFHKVGLRDIQSSLPDPNEGIFGEDINDTSFNLGSGLFYYTDKYYVSFSIPNMIKSAHLDYNGREYGSDVSHYFLTAGYVFDLNYELKFKPSLMLKSAFNVSPSLDVSANFLYQEKFEIGATYRLEDSFGGMVNFAVTPELRIGYAYDRIISDLKVTSPSSHEFILLYDLFESKKVSRSPRFF from the coding sequence ATGAACAAAAAAATATTGATGTCTCTTTTAATTCTTATTGCCTATATGGATGTAAAAGCGCAACAAGACCCACATTATACTCAGTACATGTATAATATGAATGTTATTAATCCAGCCTATGCAGGTTCTAATGAGAGTATTTCCTTTGGTCTTTTATATAGAAAACAATGGGTAAACATAGAAGATTCACCAGCTTCATTTACTTTCGCAGGTCATACTCCAGCGGGAAAGAATGTAGGTGTTGGTCTATCATTTATATCAGATAAGATTGGACCGGTAACAGAGCAAAATGTATTTGGGGACTTCTCTTATACTTTGAAATTAGGAGACACACAAAGATTGGCATTTGGTTTAAAAGCTGGAGTTTCTTTTCACAAAGTAGGACTCAGGGATATTCAATCCAGTTTGCCAGACCCGAATGAAGGTATTTTTGGAGAAGACATCAACGATACATCATTTAATTTAGGGTCAGGGTTGTTTTATTACACAGACAAATATTATGTGTCTTTTTCTATTCCAAATATGATTAAATCGGCGCATCTAGATTATAACGGACGTGAATATGGTTCTGATGTTTCGCACTATTTTTTAACAGCAGGTTATGTTTTTGATCTTAATTATGAATTGAAATTCAAGCCTTCGTTAATGTTAAAATCGGCGTTTAATGTCTCTCCATCTTTAGATGTTTCTGCTAATTTTTTATATCAAGAAAAATTTGAGATTGGAGCAACTTATCGACTGGAAGATAGTTTTGGAGGAATGGTCAATTTTGCTGTCACTCCTGAACTAAGAATTGGTTATGCTTACGATCGTATTATTTCAGATTTGAAAGTAACCTCACCCTCCTCACATGAATTCATATTATTGTATGATTTATTTGAATCAAAAAAAGTTTCACGTTCTCCTAGATTTTTCTAA
- a CDS encoding gliding motility-associated C-terminal domain-containing protein yields the protein MRKKLLIVLLFHLLFGFTLSSKNLKDLVKLHDVNFEIASKLISVDTVKKNKKSLRILKSKAVLPPPSTTAGSSCGDGITLMQVNVYAFGANGSETIEWFTSQTSITPIYTGSIYSPSISSTRTYYVRSRSGSDISTRVPVVASIYVAPSAVTLTASPVNNTTSPLCLGTSVTFTASGGADLFEFSVDGVVLQAMSTSRVFTTSSLTDGQVVKVRTRYAVTMDGSITETSWGTGALEDNFLSAPLSANASTGYINSLKISALEDKVVLGIAGKVLNNRSILLFLDTKNGGFNISNYGDEAGSDPLVRAFNIFNNNPSTFDSYFQADYCLVISTDAAETNYYANVIELRTGASVKTYLGSAATGFPSSVMGVNKNNSGINDYNLGFEVEILKSLIGYTTGDIKFFALTMNDKEDGSQSVTNSFLSPERSSNLDYGIAAIDYNLKDPNPVVVASSALIPCYSEANITMNFVSIPTEVSVTQPTCALQNGTILITTQPGVEYSLNGADYQDSNMFSGLLPGNYTLFVRNKLDNSCVLSSVSPTVINAIPLPPVVPTTASVTQPTCGTPSGSITITTQTGVEYSLDGITYQASNIFTGLTPGTYTLFTRNTADTTCVTSSATGTTINSIPTPPVVPTTVTVTQPTCGTPSGSIAITTQVGVEYSLDGVNYQASNNFAGLATGNYTLYVRNTADITCVNSSASVTTINSIPTPPVVPTTASVTQPTCGTPSGSIVITTQTGVDYSLDGINYQVSNSFNLLIPGDYTLYVRSLTDATCVTQSASTVTINAIPLPPVVPTTANVTQPTCGTPSGSITITTQTGVEYSLDGITYQASNIFTGLTPGTYTLFTRNTADTTCVTSSATGTTINSIPTPPVVPTTVTVTQPTCGTPSGSIAITTQVGVEYSLDGVNYQASNNFAGLATGNYTLYVRNTADITCVNSSASVTTINSIPTPPVVPTTASVTQPTCGTPSGSIVITTQTGVDYSLDGINYQVSNSFNLLIPGDYTLYVRSLTDATCVTQSASTVTINAIPLPPVVPTIASITQPTCGTPSGSITITTQTGVEYSLDGITYQASNIFTGLTPGTYTLFTRNTADTTCVTSSATGITINSIPTPPVVPTTVTVTQPTCGTPSGSIAITTQVGVEYSLDGVNYQSINTFIGLVSGTYTLYVRSLSDSSCVTSSGSAITIDPIQIVLEPTTVSVVQPTCAVQSGSIVITAQPGVAYSLNGITYQASNTFAGLAPGNYTLYVRSTVDNSCLNSSASPVTINTIPIPPIVPTMTSIVQPTCSVTSGTIVIAAQSGVEYSLDGTTYQASNTFAGLAPNNYILYVRNSADNTCSVQSLTSVTVNPLPLLPSTPTLVQVVQPTCLVPSGSITISTQANVQYSIGNGYQNSNVFNNLAPGKYTMSVRFTNSIACITIGAEITINAIPPQIQFETIGDCENKEYVITANPLLGSYDPNNVSYQWKDNTGAPIGTNSNVLNVTDVIASTPSGQVVFPVTYTLTVTSTNTGCETSSNVVIESVYCNIQKGISPDGNGSNDFFDLRLMDVKKLEIFNRYGIKVYNQSDYTDQWKGQSNKGEDLPSATYYYVIEFNSGEPKTGWIYLIREKQ from the coding sequence ATGAGGAAAAAATTACTTATAGTTTTACTATTTCATTTATTATTTGGCTTTACCTTAAGTTCAAAAAATTTAAAAGATCTTGTAAAATTGCATGATGTTAATTTTGAAATAGCTTCAAAATTGATTTCTGTTGATACAGTAAAAAAAAATAAAAAATCTTTAAGGATTTTAAAATCTAAAGCCGTTTTACCTCCACCTTCAACAACTGCGGGTAGTTCTTGCGGTGATGGTATTACTTTAATGCAGGTTAATGTATATGCATTTGGGGCTAATGGTTCAGAGACTATCGAATGGTTTACCTCTCAAACATCAATAACTCCTATTTATACGGGTTCAATATATAGCCCCAGTATAAGTTCGACGAGAACCTATTATGTGCGCAGTCGTTCTGGAAGTGATATTAGTACACGTGTACCTGTTGTAGCATCAATTTATGTAGCGCCTTCAGCAGTTACTTTGACAGCTTCTCCTGTAAATAATACAACAAGCCCCCTATGTTTAGGAACATCTGTAACTTTTACTGCATCGGGTGGAGCTGATTTATTTGAATTCTCTGTTGATGGTGTTGTGCTTCAAGCTATGTCAACTAGTAGAGTCTTTACGACTAGTAGCTTAACTGATGGGCAGGTTGTTAAAGTAAGGACTAGATATGCAGTTACTATGGATGGATCTATTACTGAAACATCATGGGGAACGGGAGCTTTAGAGGATAATTTTCTTTCCGCTCCATTATCTGCGAATGCTTCAACAGGATATATCAATTCTTTAAAAATAAGTGCTTTAGAAGACAAAGTTGTTTTAGGGATTGCAGGTAAAGTTTTAAATAATAGAAGTATTTTGTTGTTCCTTGATACTAAAAATGGAGGATTCAATATTTCAAATTATGGTGATGAAGCAGGTTCTGATCCATTAGTCAGAGCTTTTAATATTTTTAATAATAATCCTAGTACTTTCGATTCTTATTTTCAGGCTGATTATTGTTTAGTTATATCTACAGATGCAGCCGAAACGAATTATTATGCAAATGTTATAGAATTAAGAACTGGTGCTTCTGTTAAAACTTATTTAGGAAGTGCTGCCACTGGTTTTCCCTCTAGTGTAATGGGAGTTAATAAAAATAATAGTGGAATCAATGACTATAATCTAGGTTTTGAAGTGGAAATTCTAAAATCTCTAATAGGTTATACTACAGGTGATATTAAGTTTTTTGCATTGACTATGAATGACAAAGAAGATGGTAGTCAATCCGTTACTAATTCATTTTTGAGTCCTGAAAGAAGTAGCAATTTAGATTATGGAATTGCTGCTATTGATTATAATCTTAAAGATCCAAATCCAGTTGTAGTTGCTTCATCTGCATTGATTCCTTGTTATTCGGAGGCTAACATTACAATGAATTTTGTATCTATTCCTACTGAAGTTAGTGTAACCCAACCTACTTGTGCTTTACAAAATGGAACTATTTTAATTACAACTCAGCCAGGTGTAGAATATAGTTTAAATGGTGCTGATTATCAAGACTCCAATATGTTTTCGGGTTTGTTACCAGGAAATTATACCTTGTTCGTTAGGAATAAATTAGATAATAGTTGTGTTCTTTCATCAGTATCCCCAACTGTAATTAATGCAATTCCATTACCTCCAGTAGTTCCAACAACAGCAAGTGTTACTCAGCCTACTTGCGGAACGCCATCAGGAAGTATTACAATAACAACCCAAACTGGAGTAGAATATAGTTTGGATGGAATAACCTATCAAGCTTCAAATATATTTACAGGATTAACTCCGGGTACTTATACTTTGTTCACTAGAAATACAGCCGATACGACTTGTGTAACTTCATCTGCTACGGGAACAACTATTAATTCAATTCCAACACCTCCGGTAGTTCCAACAACGGTAACTGTTACTCAGCCTACATGCGGCACACCATCAGGAAGCATTGCAATAACAACACAAGTAGGAGTAGAGTATAGTTTAGATGGTGTAAACTATCAGGCTTCCAACAATTTTGCAGGATTGGCTACAGGGAATTATACATTGTATGTTAGAAACACAGCTGATATCACTTGTGTTAATTCATCAGCATCAGTAACGACTATTAATTCAATTCCAACTCCTCCAGTAGTTCCAACAACAGCAAGTGTTACTCAGCCTACTTGTGGAACACCATCAGGAAGTATTGTGATAACAACACAAACTGGAGTAGACTATAGTTTAGACGGTATAAATTATCAGGTTTCTAATAGTTTTAATTTATTAATTCCAGGAGATTATACGTTGTATGTTAGAAGTTTAACTGATGCTACTTGCGTTACACAATCTGCCTCAACAGTAACTATTAATGCAATTCCATTACCTCCAGTAGTTCCAACAACAGCAAATGTTACTCAGCCTACTTGCGGAACGCCATCAGGAAGTATTACAATAACAACTCAAACTGGAGTAGAATATAGTTTGGATGGAATAACCTATCAAGCTTCAAATATATTTACAGGATTAACTCCGGGTACTTATACTTTGTTCACTAGAAATACAGCCGATACGACTTGTGTAACTTCATCTGCTACTGGAACAACTATTAATTCAATTCCAACACCTCCGGTAGTTCCAACAACGGTAACTGTTACTCAGCCTACATGCGGCACACCATCAGGAAGTATTGCAATAACAACACAAGTAGGAGTAGAGTATAGTTTAGATGGTGTAAACTATCAGGCTTCCAACAATTTTGCAGGATTGGCTACAGGGAATTATACATTGTATGTTAGAAACACAGCTGATATCACTTGTGTTAATTCATCAGCATCAGTAACGACTATTAATTCAATTCCAACTCCTCCAGTAGTTCCAACAACAGCAAGTGTTACTCAGCCTACTTGTGGAACACCATCAGGAAGTATTGTGATAACAACACAAACTGGAGTAGACTATAGTTTAGACGGTATAAATTATCAGGTTTCTAATAGTTTTAATTTATTAATTCCAGGAGATTATACGTTGTATGTTAGAAGTTTAACTGATGCTACTTGCGTTACACAATCTGCCTCAACAGTAACTATTAATGCAATTCCATTACCTCCAGTAGTTCCAACAATAGCAAGTATTACTCAGCCTACTTGCGGAACGCCATCAGGAAGTATTACAATAACAACCCAAACTGGAGTAGAATATAGTTTGGATGGAATAACCTATCAAGCTTCAAATATATTTACAGGATTAACTCCGGGTACTTATACTTTGTTCACTAGAAATACAGCCGATACGACTTGTGTAACTTCATCTGCTACTGGAATAACTATTAATTCAATTCCAACACCTCCGGTAGTTCCAACAACGGTAACTGTTACTCAGCCTACATGCGGCACACCATCAGGAAGTATTGCAATAACAACACAAGTAGGAGTAGAATATAGTTTAGATGGAGTAAATTATCAATCTATCAATACTTTCATAGGATTAGTTTCTGGGACTTATACGCTGTATGTTAGAAGTCTTTCGGATTCGAGTTGTGTTACTTCTTCGGGATCAGCAATAACAATTGATCCTATACAAATAGTACTTGAGCCAACTACAGTTAGCGTGGTTCAACCAACATGTGCTGTGCAATCAGGAAGTATTGTAATAACAGCACAACCTGGAGTAGCGTATAGTTTAAATGGTATAACGTATCAAGCTTCAAATACATTTGCAGGATTAGCTCCGGGTAATTATACCTTGTATGTAAGAAGTACAGTTGATAATAGCTGTTTAAATTCATCTGCATCACCAGTAACTATTAATACAATTCCAATTCCTCCGATAGTTCCAACAATGACTAGCATAGTTCAGCCAACATGTTCCGTTACGTCCGGGACTATTGTAATAGCTGCTCAATCTGGAGTAGAATATAGTTTGGATGGTACAACCTATCAAGCTTCAAATACGTTTGCAGGATTAGCTCCAAATAATTACATATTGTATGTGAGAAACAGTGCTGACAATACATGTTCAGTTCAAAGTCTGACAAGTGTAACTGTTAATCCGCTTCCTTTATTGCCGTCAACTCCAACTTTGGTTCAAGTTGTGCAACCAACATGTTTGGTTCCTTCGGGAAGTATCACAATTAGTACACAAGCAAACGTTCAGTATAGTATAGGTAATGGCTATCAAAACAGTAATGTCTTTAATAATTTGGCTCCTGGAAAATATACAATGAGTGTGCGATTTACAAATAGTATTGCCTGTATAACTATAGGTGCTGAAATAACTATAAACGCGATTCCTCCACAAATTCAATTCGAAACAATAGGTGATTGCGAAAATAAAGAATATGTTATAACAGCAAATCCACTATTAGGCTCATATGATCCAAACAATGTGTCTTATCAATGGAAGGATAATACTGGAGCTCCTATTGGAACTAATTCAAATGTGTTAAACGTAACTGATGTGATAGCCTCAACTCCAAGCGGACAAGTAGTGTTTCCTGTAACATATACCCTTACTGTAACTTCTACGAATACGGGTTGTGAAACATCAAGTAATGTAGTTATAGAGTCTGTTTATTGTAATATCCAAAAAGGAATTTCTCCTGATGGGAACGGTTCAAATGACTTCTTTGATTTAAGATTGATGGATGTTAAAAAACTGGAAATATTTAATAGATATGGTATTAAAGTTTACAATCAATCTGATTATACAGACCAATGGAAAGGTCAGTCAAACAAAGGAGAAGATCTTCCGAGTGCTACCTATTATTATGTGATAGAATTCAATAGTGGAGAACCAAAAACAGGTTGGATTTATTTAATCAGAGAAAAACAGTAA